Genomic DNA from Paenibacillus sp. MBLB1832:
TTCTTTAGTAATCGTCGAGGCTGTCTCCGCTGCTCCGCCGTTCATACCCGTCGTCGGCGATGTTGTGACCGCTCCGCCTGCATTCGTCCCGATAGGCGCCGCAGAAGCCGTCACTGGGGGTTGCACCGTTGACCCTGGTGTTGGACTAGCTATCGTTGTATTGTCCTTCTTTGCGCATCCTGACGCTACTACCGTGGTGACTGCAAGCACGATGATCCATTTCTTCATCTATACATCGACTCCCTCTATTTCAAACGATTTCACCACCCCATACTCATGGGCTAATCGTTAGCTTGCTTCCCATGCATTTGATTTATTCCTTAATTATGGGAATGAAAAAAGCCGCCAATACCCTTTACGGATATTAACGGCTTTTATTTTCTGTTCCGGTACGGAAAGAGTGGGATTCGAACCCACGCACGCCTCGCGACGCCTAGCTGATTTCGAGTCAGCCCCCTTGGGCCTCTTGGGTACCTTTCCAAGAAAAATGAGAACAGGACTTATTGTAACAAAAAAGTCTGTCTCTCGCAAGTAGTTTGATCAACTTTCTATATTTACTAGGTAGCCTCTTCCCCCGCCACATCAATGGACGCGTTGCTGCGCAATATTTTTTTCAGCTTACTCTCGAACTTGGTTCTTGGCACCAAGACGCTGTGTTTGCATCCCACGCATTTAATCCGAATGTCCATCCCCATTCGAATAATTTCCATTTCATTCGTGCCGCAGGGATGGGGCTTTTTCATTTGCACAACGTCGCCAAGCTGGTACTCTTTCTTCTCCATCTTAGTTCCCCTCCCATCTACTCCTGTTTCGCACTCGTTATAACTCTGGGATACGGTATTTCAATGCCGCATGCATCCAAATGCTTTTTGATCTCCGCATTCAAGATCCGCCCCACCGCGCCTTGCGAATTCGGCTTACATTCGGCGATCACTCTTATTTTCATTTCGGCGTTGCCTAGCAACTGAACTCCTAGTACTTCAGGCGCTTTAACGATATTATCATTACTTTCGTGCACTTTAGCAACAATGTCCCGCAGCGCATCCA
This window encodes:
- a CDS encoding DUF951 domain-containing protein, which translates into the protein MEKKEYQLGDVVQMKKPHPCGTNEMEIIRMGMDIRIKCVGCKHSVLVPRTKFESKLKKILRSNASIDVAGEEAT